Proteins found in one Kangiella sediminilitoris genomic segment:
- the rplN gene encoding 50S ribosomal protein L14, with translation MIQMQSVLDVADNSGARRVMCIKVLGGSHRRYANIGDIIKVSVKEAIPRGKVKKGDVLNAVVVRTRKGVRRPDGSLIKFDGNAAVILNNNLQPIGTRIFGPVTRELRGDKFMKIVSLAPEVL, from the coding sequence ATGATCCAGATGCAATCAGTACTAGACGTAGCCGATAATTCAGGTGCTCGTCGTGTAATGTGTATTAAGGTACTGGGTGGTTCGCATCGTCGTTACGCTAACATTGGTGACATCATCAAAGTGAGCGTAAAAGAAGCGATCCCACGCGGTAAGGTTAAAAAAGGTGACGTTCTAAACGCAGTTGTAGTTCGTACTCGTAAAGGTGTTCGTCGTCCAGACGGATCTCTGATCAAGTTTGACGGTAACGCAGCTGTTATTTTGAATAACAACCTACAGCCGATTGGTACTCGTATCTTTGGGCCTGTTACACGTGAACTACGTGGTGACAAGTTCATGAAGATCGTGTCTTTGGCACCAGAAGTACTTTAA
- the rpsJ gene encoding 30S ribosomal protein S10 has translation MAKQRIRIRLKAFDHKLIDLSTSEIVNTAKRTGAQVKGPIPLPTRKERYTILTSPHVNKDARDQYEIRTHKRLVDIIEPTEKTVDALMKLDLAAGVDVQISLS, from the coding sequence ATGGCAAAGCAACGTATTCGAATCAGATTGAAAGCGTTTGATCACAAGTTGATTGACTTATCGACTTCAGAGATCGTAAACACCGCTAAGCGTACTGGTGCTCAGGTAAAAGGTCCTATCCCTTTACCAACACGTAAAGAGCGTTACACCATCTTGACGTCACCACACGTCAACAAAGATGCGCGTGATCAGTATGAAATTCGTACGCACAAGCGTTTAGTGGACATCATCGAGCCAACAGAAAAAACTGTTGACGCTTTGATGAAGTTGGATTTGGCAGCTGGTGTTGATGTTCAAATTAGCCTGTCTTAA
- the rplF gene encoding 50S ribosomal protein L6: MSRVAKATVSIPSGVEINIKDGVISVKGSKGQLEEQLHNDVEVKVEDGEVNFAPKDDAKNWAMAGTYRALVNNMVTGVTEGFEKKLKLIGVGYRAQVQGKKLNLTLGFSHPIEFEIPEGVTIEAPSQTDLIVKGPSKQIVGQVAANIRGYRPPEPYKGKGVRYEDEYIVRKEAKKK, from the coding sequence ATGTCACGTGTAGCAAAAGCCACTGTATCTATCCCTTCAGGTGTTGAAATCAACATCAAAGATGGCGTGATCAGTGTTAAAGGTTCTAAAGGTCAGCTTGAAGAACAACTACATAACGATGTAGAAGTTAAAGTTGAAGACGGCGAAGTAAACTTCGCGCCTAAAGACGATGCTAAAAACTGGGCAATGGCGGGTACATACCGTGCATTGGTCAACAACATGGTAACTGGTGTTACTGAAGGTTTTGAAAAGAAACTAAAACTTATCGGTGTTGGTTATCGTGCACAGGTTCAAGGTAAGAAATTGAACCTAACCCTGGGCTTTTCTCACCCAATCGAATTTGAGATCCCAGAAGGCGTTACTATCGAAGCTCCTTCGCAAACGGATCTAATCGTTAAGGGTCCGAGCAAGCAAATCGTCGGTCAAGTTGCGGCAAACATTCGTGGTTACCGTCCACCTGAACCTTATAAAGGTAAAGGTGTCCGTTATGAAGACGAATACATTGTTCGCAAAGAAGCCAAGAAGAAATAG
- the rplR gene encoding 50S ribosomal protein L18 has protein sequence MKKKIQRLRRASKSRAKMHELGVTRLVVNRTPRHIYAQVISGENGNIIASASTVEKAVRGDVKYTGNLDAAKQVGTLVAERAIEAGVKQVAFDRSGFKYHGRVAALADAAREKGLQF, from the coding sequence ATGAAAAAGAAAATTCAACGTTTGCGTCGTGCGTCTAAAAGTCGCGCAAAAATGCATGAGCTAGGTGTAACGCGCCTAGTTGTGAATAGAACCCCTCGCCACATTTACGCTCAAGTAATCAGCGGTGAGAACGGTAATATAATCGCAAGTGCTTCGACTGTGGAAAAGGCCGTTCGTGGTGACGTTAAGTATACAGGTAACCTCGACGCTGCTAAGCAGGTAGGTACTTTGGTTGCTGAGCGCGCTATCGAAGCGGGTGTAAAGCAAGTAGCTTTCGACCGCAGTGGATTCAAATATCACGGACGTGTGGCAGCATTAGCTGACGCCGCTCGTGAAAAAGGCTTACAGTTCTAA
- the rplW gene encoding 50S ribosomal protein L23, whose translation MNQERILKVLLAPHVSEKATILAENDNQFVFKVAKDANKREIKKAVETLFEVEVESVRTLNMKGKRKRFGLQEGRRPNWKKAYVSLKPGQDLDFVGGE comes from the coding sequence ATGAACCAAGAGAGAATCTTAAAAGTTCTTCTAGCGCCTCACGTTTCTGAAAAAGCGACGATTTTGGCTGAAAACGACAACCAATTCGTTTTCAAAGTAGCTAAAGACGCTAACAAGCGTGAAATCAAGAAAGCTGTAGAGACTTTGTTCGAAGTTGAAGTTGAAAGCGTTCGTACTTTGAACATGAAAGGTAAACGTAAGCGTTTTGGTCTACAAGAAGGCCGTCGTCCTAACTGGAAAAAAGCTTACGTCTCATTGAAGCCTGGTCAAGACCTTGACTTCGTAGGCGGCGAGTAA
- the rpmD gene encoding 50S ribosomal protein L30: MAKKMMKVTQTRSSISRLEAHKACLRGLGLRRIGHTVEVEDTPSTRGMVNKVYYMVSVEE; this comes from the coding sequence ATGGCAAAGAAAATGATGAAAGTAACGCAGACGCGTTCTAGCATTAGCCGCTTGGAAGCTCACAAGGCTTGTTTGCGCGGTCTAGGTTTGCGTCGCATCGGTCATACGGTAGAGGTTGAAGATACTCCTTCAACTCGCGGTATGGTAAACAAAGTTTACTACATGGTTAGTGTTGAGGAGTAA
- the rplE gene encoding 50S ribosomal protein L5, producing the protein MAKLHNFYKDTVVQQLQEKFEYKSVMQVPRITKITLNMGLGEALADKKILEHAVSDMTAISGQKPIITKARKSVAGFKIRDGYPIGCKVTLRGERMWEFLERFISIAVPRIRDFRGLNPKSFDGRGNYSVGIKEQIIFPEIDYDKVDKVRGMDITITTTANSNEEGRALLDAFNFPLKS; encoded by the coding sequence ATGGCGAAACTGCACAACTTTTACAAAGATACTGTTGTACAGCAGCTTCAAGAGAAGTTTGAGTACAAATCAGTTATGCAAGTCCCACGCATTACCAAGATCACATTGAACATGGGTCTGGGTGAAGCTCTTGCGGACAAGAAGATCCTTGAGCACGCAGTAAGTGATATGACTGCTATCTCAGGCCAAAAGCCTATCATCACTAAAGCACGCAAATCAGTTGCGGGCTTTAAAATTCGTGATGGCTACCCAATTGGCTGTAAAGTGACTCTTCGTGGCGAGCGTATGTGGGAATTCTTAGAAAGATTTATCTCAATCGCGGTTCCACGTATTCGTGACTTCCGTGGTTTGAACCCTAAATCTTTTGACGGCCGTGGTAACTACTCAGTAGGTATCAAAGAGCAAATCATTTTCCCAGAAATTGATTATGACAAGGTCGATAAGGTTCGTGGTATGGACATTACAATCACCACTACGGCAAACAGCAATGAGGAAGGTCGCGCACTATTAGACGCGTTTAACTTCCCATTGAAATCATAA
- the msrA gene encoding peptide-methionine (S)-S-oxide reductase MsrA, producing MRQAILGGGCFWCIEAVMQRLKGVHSVVSGYAGGDSTNPTYREVCSGESGHAEVVKVTFDDNLVTYKDLLEVFFTTHDPTQVDGQGADIGTQYRSIIMYSDEEQRKVAEAVINDVGKLYEKRLATELVPVEHFYPAEDYHQDYYEHNGMQPYCMAVIEPKLQKLRQKHSDKLK from the coding sequence ATGAGGCAGGCAATTTTAGGTGGAGGTTGCTTCTGGTGTATTGAAGCTGTTATGCAGCGCTTAAAAGGAGTTCATTCTGTCGTCTCTGGGTATGCCGGAGGTGATAGTACCAACCCAACCTATCGTGAAGTATGCAGTGGAGAGTCAGGTCACGCGGAGGTGGTAAAAGTAACATTTGACGATAATCTTGTGACATATAAGGACCTTCTAGAGGTGTTCTTCACTACCCATGATCCGACACAGGTCGATGGGCAGGGTGCTGATATAGGAACCCAATATCGCTCAATAATAATGTACTCTGATGAAGAGCAAAGAAAAGTAGCAGAAGCAGTGATAAATGACGTTGGTAAGCTTTATGAAAAGCGATTAGCAACAGAGTTAGTGCCCGTAGAACATTTTTATCCCGCCGAGGATTACCATCAGGATTACTATGAGCATAACGGTATGCAGCCTTACTGTATGGCAGTTATAGAGCCTAAACTGCAGAAACTAAGACAAAAGCACTCAGATAAGTTAAAGTAA
- the rpsH gene encoding 30S ribosomal protein S8 — MSMQDPIADMLTRIRNGQTAAKKTVEIPASKIKKAIAEVLVNEGFINGYSVEEGAIPTMTVELRYYQGRPVIDELKRVSRPGLRIYKKVDELPKVIGGLGIAVVSTSQGVMTDRAARKAGHGGEIICTVA; from the coding sequence ATGAGTATGCAAGATCCTATAGCAGATATGTTGACTCGTATTCGTAACGGCCAGACTGCTGCGAAGAAGACTGTCGAAATACCTGCGTCAAAAATTAAAAAAGCGATCGCTGAAGTATTGGTAAACGAAGGTTTCATCAATGGTTACAGCGTAGAAGAAGGTGCTATCCCAACTATGACTGTTGAGTTGAGATACTACCAAGGTCGTCCTGTAATTGACGAATTGAAGCGTGTAAGCCGTCCAGGCCTACGTATATACAAGAAAGTTGATGAACTTCCAAAAGTTATCGGCGGTCTTGGTATTGCTGTCGTTTCAACGTCTCAAGGTGTGATGACTGACCGTGCTGCGCGTAAAGCAGGACACGGCGGTGAGATCATCTGCACTGTAGCGTAA
- the rpsC gene encoding 30S ribosomal protein S3, with product MGQKVHPTGIRLGIVKKHTATWYAERGDFADNLESDINIRNWLLKELKHASVSRVEIERPAKAIRVTIHTARPGIVIGKKGEDIEKLRGKIANMAGVTAQVSVEQVRKPELDGQLVADNVAQQLERRVMFRRAMKRAVQNAMRLGAEGIKIEVSGRLGGAEIARTEWYREGRVPLHTLRANIDYATSEANTTYGIIGIKVWIFKGEVLPGQEIEEPKEEKKPRRRKPAPKAKK from the coding sequence ATGGGTCAAAAAGTTCATCCTACCGGTATCCGCTTAGGTATCGTAAAAAAGCATACTGCAACTTGGTATGCTGAGCGCGGCGATTTTGCGGATAACTTGGAAAGTGATATCAACATCCGTAACTGGTTGTTAAAAGAATTGAAACACGCTTCAGTATCTCGCGTAGAAATCGAGCGTCCAGCGAAAGCGATCCGTGTGACTATTCACACAGCGCGTCCTGGTATCGTTATCGGTAAGAAAGGTGAAGATATCGAAAAATTGCGTGGCAAGATTGCCAACATGGCTGGTGTTACAGCTCAGGTGTCTGTTGAGCAAGTGCGTAAGCCAGAGCTTGATGGTCAGTTGGTCGCTGATAACGTTGCACAGCAGCTGGAGCGTCGTGTGATGTTCCGTCGTGCAATGAAGCGTGCCGTTCAAAACGCGATGCGTCTTGGTGCAGAAGGTATCAAGATTGAAGTAAGTGGTCGTTTAGGTGGTGCTGAGATTGCTCGTACTGAGTGGTACCGTGAAGGTCGTGTACCTTTGCATACGCTTCGTGCGAACATCGATTATGCTACATCTGAAGCGAATACTACTTACGGTATCATCGGCATTAAAGTATGGATTTTCAAAGGTGAAGTTCTTCCGGGTCAAGAAATTGAAGAGCCTAAAGAAGAGAAGAAACCTCGCCGCAGAAAACCTGCTCCTAAAGCGAAAAAATAG
- the rplP gene encoding 50S ribosomal protein L16, with translation MLLPKRTKYRKQHKLRNRGSKAHNVSFGEYGLKAVGRGRMTARQIEAARRAMTRHMKRAGKVYIRVFPDKPITKKPLEVRMGKGKGSVEYWVAQIQPGRMLYEVEGVSEELAREAFTLAAAKLPFKTTFVKRTVI, from the coding sequence ATGTTATTGCCAAAAAGAACGAAATATCGTAAGCAGCATAAATTACGTAACCGTGGTTCGAAAGCTCATAACGTTAGCTTTGGTGAATACGGTTTGAAAGCTGTGGGTCGTGGTCGTATGACTGCTCGCCAAATTGAGGCGGCTCGTCGTGCTATGACTCGTCACATGAAGCGTGCTGGTAAAGTGTACATTCGTGTATTCCCTGACAAGCCAATCACTAAAAAGCCTTTAGAAGTTCGTATGGGTAAAGGTAAAGGTAGTGTTGAATATTGGGTTGCTCAGATTCAGCCAGGTCGCATGTTATATGAAGTGGAAGGTGTTTCTGAAGAGCTAGCACGAGAAGCGTTTACGCTAGCAGCGGCTAAGCTTCCTTTCAAAACAACCTTTGTTAAGCGGACGGTGATCTAA
- the rpmC gene encoding 50S ribosomal protein L29, whose product MKATELKDKSVEELNVTLNELLQDQFKLRMEKATGQVTETHKLREVRRDIARVKTIINQKAGS is encoded by the coding sequence ATGAAAGCGACAGAATTGAAAGATAAGAGCGTTGAAGAGCTCAACGTAACTTTGAATGAGCTTTTGCAAGATCAATTCAAGTTACGTATGGAAAAGGCTACGGGCCAAGTGACTGAAACACACAAGTTGCGTGAAGTACGTCGCGACATCGCCCGTGTTAAAACCATTATCAACCAAAAGGCAGGTTCATAA
- the rplB gene encoding 50S ribosomal protein L2 yields the protein MAIEKAKPTSPGRRFVVKVVNSDLHKGKPHAALLEKKSKSGGRNNDGRITTRHIGGGHKQHYRVIDFKRNKDNIAGKVERLEYDPNRSAHIALICYADGERRYIIAPRNIKAGDTIVSGERAPIRVGNALPMRNIPVGTTVHNIELKPGKGAQMARSAGAYAQIVAREGSYVTLRLRSGETRKVLSEGRATIGQVGNSEHMLRSLGKAGAKRWRGVRPTVRGVAMNPVDHPHGGGEGRTSGGRHPVSPWGTPTKGKKTRSNKRTDKLIVRRRNKR from the coding sequence ATGGCAATTGAAAAAGCTAAACCAACTTCTCCAGGACGCCGCTTTGTCGTTAAAGTGGTGAATTCTGACCTGCATAAGGGTAAACCTCATGCGGCTTTATTAGAGAAGAAATCAAAATCAGGTGGTCGTAACAATGACGGTCGTATCACGACTCGTCACATCGGTGGTGGTCATAAGCAACATTACCGTGTTATCGACTTTAAGCGTAACAAAGATAATATCGCTGGTAAGGTTGAGCGCCTTGAGTACGATCCAAACCGTAGTGCACACATCGCACTAATCTGCTATGCAGACGGTGAGCGTCGTTACATCATTGCTCCTCGTAACATAAAAGCTGGTGATACTATCGTTTCTGGTGAGCGTGCTCCGATTCGTGTCGGTAACGCGTTACCAATGCGTAACATCCCTGTTGGTACAACAGTTCATAACATTGAACTTAAGCCAGGCAAGGGTGCGCAAATGGCTCGTAGTGCTGGTGCTTATGCTCAGATCGTTGCACGTGAAGGCAGCTATGTGACCTTGCGTCTGCGTTCAGGTGAAACACGTAAAGTGTTGTCTGAAGGTCGCGCTACTATTGGTCAGGTAGGTAATTCAGAGCACATGCTACGTAGTTTGGGTAAAGCTGGTGCCAAACGTTGGCGTGGTGTTCGCCCAACGGTTCGTGGTGTCGCTATGAACCCAGTTGACCACCCACATGGTGGTGGTGAAGGACGTACCTCTGGTGGTCGTCATCCTGTGTCTCCATGGGGTACGCCTACTAAAGGTAAGAAAACTCGTAGCAACAAGCGCACAGACAAGCTAATTGTCCGTCGCCGTAATAAACGATAG
- the rplV gene encoding 50S ribosomal protein L22: MEVAAKLRNATISAQKMRLVADQIRGLPVEKALNTLEFSPKKAARIIKKVLESAIANAEHNEGADIDELKVSTIFVDEAATAKRMRPRAKGRGDRILKRNSHVTVKVSDN; this comes from the coding sequence ATGGAAGTAGCAGCTAAATTGCGTAATGCCACCATCTCGGCACAGAAGATGCGTCTTGTCGCCGATCAAATTCGTGGCTTACCAGTAGAAAAAGCGTTGAACACTCTTGAATTCAGCCCAAAGAAAGCGGCTCGTATTATCAAGAAAGTTCTTGAGTCTGCGATTGCAAATGCTGAGCATAATGAAGGTGCTGATATCGACGAGTTGAAAGTTTCAACTATCTTCGTTGATGAAGCGGCGACAGCAAAGCGTATGCGTCCGCGCGCGAAAGGTCGTGGCGACCGCATCTTAAAGCGTAATAGCCACGTCACCGTTAAAGTATCGGATAACTAG
- the rplD gene encoding 50S ribosomal protein L4, protein MELSLTSGGAIKVSEVAFGREFNESLVHQVVVAYMAAARAGTRAQKNRSAVSGGGKKPWRQKGTGRARAGTIRSPLWRKGGVTFAAQPQDYTQKVNRKMYRGAIQSILSELVRQERLIVVEEFAVSAPKTKELVGKLKELDAKEALIVTDEVDENLFLASRNLHKVDVRDVQALDPVSLIGFDKVVMTVAAVKKVEEMLG, encoded by the coding sequence ATGGAACTTAGTTTGACATCTGGCGGCGCAATAAAGGTTTCTGAAGTAGCTTTTGGCCGTGAATTTAACGAGTCATTAGTTCACCAAGTAGTAGTTGCTTACATGGCAGCTGCTCGTGCCGGAACTCGTGCACAGAAGAACCGTAGCGCTGTAAGCGGTGGTGGTAAAAAACCATGGCGTCAAAAAGGTACAGGTCGTGCCCGTGCTGGTACTATCCGTAGCCCATTATGGCGCAAAGGTGGTGTAACTTTCGCTGCGCAACCACAAGACTACACTCAAAAAGTAAACCGCAAAATGTACCGCGGTGCGATCCAAAGCATTCTTAGTGAATTGGTTCGTCAAGAGCGCTTGATTGTAGTAGAAGAATTTGCAGTTTCAGCTCCAAAAACAAAAGAGCTGGTTGGCAAATTGAAAGAGCTTGATGCTAAAGAAGCGTTAATCGTTACTGATGAAGTTGACGAAAACCTATTCTTGGCGTCTCGCAACTTACATAAAGTTGACGTTCGTGACGTTCAAGCATTAGACCCTGTTAGCCTAATTGGTTTTGACAAGGTTGTGATGACTGTCGCGGCTGTTAAGAAAGTAGAGGAGATGTTGGGATGA
- the rplX gene encoding 50S ribosomal protein L24, giving the protein MQKIKSGDEVIVIAGKDKGKRGNVDRVLADGRVIVSGVNIIKKHTKPSQNPDGSINEGGIVEKEAAFEASNVAIYNPSTGKADRVGFKVEDGKKTRFFKKTGEAI; this is encoded by the coding sequence ATGCAAAAGATTAAAAGCGGCGACGAAGTCATCGTAATCGCGGGAAAAGACAAAGGCAAACGTGGTAATGTTGACCGCGTTCTTGCTGATGGTCGCGTGATTGTGAGTGGCGTCAATATCATCAAGAAGCACACAAAGCCAAGCCAAAATCCAGATGGTTCTATCAACGAAGGTGGAATTGTCGAGAAAGAGGCTGCGTTTGAAGCTTCTAATGTAGCTATTTACAACCCTTCAACAGGTAAAGCTGATCGTGTTGGCTTTAAGGTTGAAGACGGTAAGAAAACACGCTTCTTCAAGAAAACTGGCGAAGCGATTTAA
- the rpsQ gene encoding 30S ribosomal protein S17: MSTETIQRTLQGKVVSDKMDKSITVLVERYVKHPLYGKFIKRSTKVHAHDEANECKLGDVVRIAECRPLSKTKSFKLVEIVESAS; the protein is encoded by the coding sequence ATGAGCACTGAAACAATTCAACGCACATTACAGGGCAAAGTCGTCAGCGACAAAATGGATAAATCCATCACTGTACTAGTTGAGCGTTATGTGAAACACCCTTTATACGGTAAGTTCATTAAGCGTTCGACAAAAGTTCACGCTCATGACGAAGCTAACGAGTGCAAATTGGGTGATGTGGTGAGAATTGCTGAGTGTCGTCCACTATCAAAAACCAAGTCTTTTAAGCTGGTTGAGATAGTTGAGAGCGCTAGCTAA
- the rpsS gene encoding 30S ribosomal protein S19, with protein MARSLKKGPFIDLHLLKKVEEAAASGSKKPIKTWSRRSTVFPEMVGLTIAVHNGRQHVPVFVSEDMVGHKLGEFVLTRTYHGHDVDKKAKKR; from the coding sequence GTGGCACGTTCGTTAAAGAAAGGCCCATTCATTGACCTTCACTTATTAAAGAAGGTTGAAGAAGCTGCGGCCTCTGGTTCTAAGAAACCAATTAAAACATGGTCTCGTCGTTCAACCGTTTTTCCAGAAATGGTTGGTCTGACGATTGCCGTTCACAATGGTCGTCAACACGTACCTGTCTTTGTTTCTGAAGACATGGTTGGCCACAAGTTAGGTGAGTTTGTATTAACTCGTACCTATCATGGTCACGATGTTGATAAGAAAGCCAAGAAACGATAA
- the rpsN gene encoding 30S ribosomal protein S14, with amino-acid sequence MAKKSMIERELKRAKTVEKYAAKRAELKAIIKNPNSSEEDVWEAQVKLQKLPRNANPVRQRNRCRVTGRPHGYLRKFGMCRNKLRQHAMKGDVPGLVKASW; translated from the coding sequence ATGGCTAAAAAATCAATGATCGAGCGTGAATTGAAGCGTGCAAAGACTGTAGAAAAGTACGCTGCAAAACGCGCAGAGCTAAAAGCAATCATCAAGAACCCTAACTCTTCAGAAGAAGACGTTTGGGAAGCTCAGGTGAAACTGCAAAAGCTTCCACGTAACGCGAATCCAGTTCGTCAACGTAACCGTTGTCGCGTAACTGGTCGTCCACACGGTTACCTTCGTAAGTTCGGTATGTGTCGTAACAAATTACGTCAGCATGCAATGAAAGGTGACGTTCCTGGTCTGGTAAAAGCTAGCTGGTAA
- a CDS encoding GNAT family N-acetyltransferase encodes MKYKAVHQPMDKRFIVPLEDDHKAVVSYEMQGDILKLVHSEVPEELRGKGYGSVMMEAVLKAIEQEGYKIVPVCSYVKHYISKHDEWQHLAA; translated from the coding sequence ATGAAATACAAAGCCGTTCATCAGCCTATGGATAAACGTTTTATTGTACCTCTAGAAGACGACCATAAAGCAGTTGTTAGTTATGAAATGCAGGGTGATATTTTGAAATTGGTGCATTCCGAAGTGCCCGAGGAATTACGTGGTAAAGGGTATGGTTCAGTGATGATGGAAGCTGTATTAAAAGCAATTGAACAGGAAGGGTACAAGATTGTTCCAGTATGTTCTTATGTTAAACACTATATATCTAAGCATGACGAGTGGCAGCACTTAGCAGCGTAG
- the rplC gene encoding 50S ribosomal protein L3 produces the protein MAIGIVGIKRGMTRVFTEDGVSIPVTVVEADPNRITQLKTADVDGYEAVQVTTGSRKANRISKAEAGHFKKANVEAGRGLWEFRVDSLEGFEVGGEVKVEVFEEGQKVDVTGTSKGKGYAGAIKRWNFRGQDSTHGNSLAHRAPGSIGQNQTPGRVFKGKKMSGHMGAERVTVQTLEVVRVDAERNLLLIKGAVPGATGGDVIVHPAEKA, from the coding sequence ATGGCTATCGGAATAGTAGGTATAAAACGAGGTATGACTCGTGTCTTCACTGAAGACGGCGTGTCTATCCCGGTTACCGTAGTAGAAGCCGACCCAAATCGCATCACTCAGCTTAAGACAGCTGATGTTGACGGTTATGAAGCGGTTCAAGTCACTACAGGAAGCCGTAAGGCAAACCGTATCAGTAAAGCAGAAGCTGGTCACTTTAAAAAAGCTAACGTTGAAGCTGGTCGCGGTTTGTGGGAGTTCCGTGTGGACTCTTTGGAAGGTTTCGAAGTTGGCGGTGAAGTCAAAGTTGAAGTTTTCGAAGAAGGTCAAAAAGTTGACGTAACTGGTACCTCTAAAGGTAAAGGTTACGCTGGCGCGATCAAACGTTGGAACTTCCGTGGTCAAGATAGTACACACGGTAACTCATTAGCACACCGTGCTCCTGGTTCAATTGGTCAAAACCAAACACCAGGTCGTGTATTTAAAGGCAAGAAAATGTCAGGCCACATGGGTGCTGAGCGCGTAACAGTACAAACTTTAGAAGTTGTACGTGTTGATGCTGAGCGCAATTTGTTGTTAATCAAAGGTGCCGTCCCAGGCGCTACTGGCGGTGATGTAATCGTACATCCTGCTGAGAAAGCCTAG
- the rpsE gene encoding 30S ribosomal protein S5: protein MAKDMNNQEGLVEKLVNVNRVAKVVKGGRIFGFTALTVVGDGKGKVGFGRGKSKEVPVAIQKAMEQARRNMIQVELKDGHTLQHPINARHGASKVYMQPASEGTGIIAGGAMRAVFEVLGIQNVLAKSVGSTNPINIVRATINGLTQMTSPESMAAKRGKSVEEILD from the coding sequence ATGGCAAAAGATATGAATAACCAAGAAGGTTTAGTTGAAAAGTTAGTCAACGTAAACCGCGTTGCTAAAGTAGTTAAGGGTGGTCGTATTTTCGGTTTCACAGCTTTAACTGTTGTCGGCGACGGTAAGGGTAAAGTGGGCTTCGGTCGTGGTAAATCGAAAGAGGTGCCTGTAGCAATTCAAAAAGCTATGGAGCAAGCTCGTCGTAACATGATCCAGGTTGAGTTGAAAGACGGTCACACTTTACAACATCCAATTAATGCCCGTCATGGCGCATCAAAAGTTTACATGCAGCCAGCATCAGAAGGTACCGGTATCATTGCTGGTGGTGCGATGCGTGCTGTTTTTGAGGTGCTAGGTATCCAAAACGTCTTGGCAAAGAGTGTTGGTTCTACAAACCCAATTAATATCGTTCGTGCAACGATTAATGGTTTGACCCAAATGACTTCGCCAGAATCAATGGCTGCCAAGCGTGGTAAATCAGTAGAAGAGATTTTGGACTAA